The following proteins are co-located in the Deinococcus metallilatus genome:
- the rny gene encoding ribonuclease Y has translation MTMLYFVLALLGGLAGGFLMGQSRGRQERAAIDDQLQREARAEADRIRAQAGSEARQLREQAEVRLRDAERRLQEADDRERQGTLQLETQREQLQTLRTQIEAERGQAKQDAARERETLSADRQETRRERDELKREIERLNRRAEQLDARGDKLDALEERLEDARHALAEQEADLAERARQIDLKLYEVAGLTREAAREQILGQLDAELEEEKAIRVKAMTERAVAEAKRTARNVIAQAIQRSASETSAQMSVSVVPIPNDAMKGRLIGREGRNIRAFEALTGVDLIIDDTPEAVILSSFNPVRREVARHVLEALVADGRIHPTRIEEMVHKAQDEMKSFIHAQGEEAAIEAGVVGVKPGLIQLLGRMYFRSSYGQNVLKHSVQVAHLTGIMADELGLDAALARRAGLMHDVGKSIDREIEGTHVEIGINLAKRFGEPPEVIDAIAHHHDPENGETLYSVLVAAADAISAARPGARREELEAYVRRLEQLEQIAVAFPGVQQAYAIQAGREVRVIVQPEKVTDAQATLLAREIAGRVEQDMEYPGQVQVTVVRESRAVEVAR, from the coding sequence ATGACCATGCTGTACTTCGTGCTGGCGCTCCTGGGGGGGTTGGCAGGCGGGTTTTTGATGGGGCAGTCGCGGGGACGGCAGGAACGGGCCGCCATCGACGACCAGCTCCAGCGCGAAGCCCGCGCCGAGGCGGACCGTATCCGGGCGCAGGCGGGCAGCGAAGCCCGGCAACTGCGCGAGCAGGCCGAGGTGCGCCTGCGGGACGCGGAGCGCCGCCTTCAGGAAGCCGACGACCGGGAACGCCAGGGCACCCTCCAGTTGGAGACGCAACGGGAACAACTCCAGACGCTCCGCACGCAGATCGAGGCCGAGCGCGGCCAGGCCAAGCAGGACGCTGCGCGGGAACGCGAGACGCTGAGCGCCGACCGCCAGGAAACCCGGCGCGAACGTGACGAACTCAAACGTGAGATCGAGCGCCTGAACCGCCGCGCCGAACAGCTCGACGCCCGGGGAGACAAACTCGACGCGCTGGAAGAGCGCCTGGAGGACGCCCGGCACGCGCTGGCCGAGCAGGAGGCCGACCTGGCCGAACGTGCGCGGCAGATCGACCTGAAGCTGTACGAGGTCGCGGGCCTCACCCGGGAAGCCGCCCGGGAGCAGATTCTGGGCCAGCTGGACGCGGAACTGGAGGAGGAAAAGGCCATCCGCGTCAAGGCGATGACCGAGCGCGCGGTGGCGGAGGCCAAACGCACCGCCCGCAACGTGATCGCGCAGGCCATCCAGCGCAGCGCCAGCGAGACGAGCGCCCAGATGAGCGTGTCGGTGGTGCCGATCCCCAACGACGCGATGAAGGGCCGCCTGATCGGCCGCGAGGGCCGCAACATCCGCGCCTTCGAGGCGCTGACCGGCGTGGACCTGATCATCGACGACACCCCCGAGGCCGTGATCCTGAGCAGCTTCAACCCGGTGCGGCGCGAGGTGGCGCGGCACGTGCTGGAAGCCCTGGTGGCCGACGGCCGCATCCATCCCACCCGCATCGAGGAGATGGTCCACAAGGCCCAGGACGAGATGAAGAGTTTCATTCACGCCCAGGGCGAGGAGGCGGCCATCGAGGCGGGCGTGGTGGGCGTCAAGCCGGGGCTGATCCAACTGCTGGGCCGGATGTACTTCCGCAGCAGCTACGGCCAGAACGTGCTGAAGCACTCCGTCCAGGTCGCGCACCTGACCGGCATCATGGCCGACGAGCTGGGGCTGGACGCCGCGCTGGCCCGCCGCGCCGGGCTGATGCACGACGTGGGCAAGAGCATCGACCGCGAGATCGAGGGCACCCACGTCGAGATCGGCATCAATCTGGCCAAACGGTTCGGGGAGCCGCCGGAAGTCATCGACGCCATCGCCCACCACCACGACCCCGAGAACGGCGAGACGCTGTACAGCGTGCTGGTCGCCGCCGCCGACGCCATCAGCGCGGCCCGGCCCGGTGCACGCCGTGAGGAACTCGAAGCCTATGTGCGCCGCCTGGAACAACTGGAACAGATCGCGGTCGCCTTCCCCGGCGTGCAGCAGGCCTACGCGATCCAGGCGGGCCGCGAGGTGCGCGTGATCGTGCAGCCTGAAAAGGTCACGGACGCCCAGGCCACCCTGCTGGCCCGCGAGATCGCCGGGCGGGTCGAGCAGGACATGGAGTACCCCGGCCAGGTGCAGGTCACGGTGGTGCGCGAGAGCCGCGCGGTGGAAGTCGCGCGCTAA